A genomic window from Dechloromonas sp. A34 includes:
- the hypE gene encoding hydrogenase expression/formation protein HypE produces MSEVRKGYVRPLDIKHGQVDMAHGSGGRAMAQLIEELFARHLGNEYLAQGDDGALLPAPGAGRLVMATDSHVVSPLFFPGGDIGCLSVHGTINDVAVMGATPLWLSAGFILEEGFKLADLALIVQSMAKAAKEAGVPIVTGDTKVVERGKGDGVFITTTGVGVVAPGKELSGRNAQPGDAILVSGTLGDHGMAIMAVRESLGFESPIVSDTAALHGLIAAMRDSGAEIHVLRDPTRGGLATTLNEIAQQSGVGMMLQEKALPVKPAVNAACEFLGLDPLYVANEGKLVAICAQQDAEKLLAAMRAHPLGGAAAVIGTVHEDAHHFVQMTTGFGGKRIVDWLSGEQLPRIC; encoded by the coding sequence ATGTCTGAAGTTCGCAAAGGCTATGTCCGGCCCCTCGATATCAAGCACGGCCAGGTCGACATGGCGCACGGCTCGGGCGGCCGGGCCATGGCGCAACTGATCGAGGAGTTGTTCGCCAGGCATCTCGGCAACGAATACCTGGCCCAGGGCGACGACGGCGCGCTCCTGCCGGCGCCCGGCGCCGGACGGCTGGTGATGGCCACCGACAGCCACGTGGTCTCGCCGCTGTTCTTTCCCGGCGGCGACATCGGCTGTCTCTCGGTGCACGGCACGATCAACGACGTGGCGGTGATGGGGGCGACCCCGCTCTGGCTTTCCGCCGGCTTCATCCTCGAAGAAGGCTTCAAACTCGCCGATCTGGCGCTGATCGTACAGAGCATGGCCAAAGCGGCGAAAGAAGCCGGGGTGCCGATCGTGACCGGCGACACCAAGGTCGTCGAGCGCGGCAAGGGTGACGGGGTGTTCATCACGACCACCGGCGTCGGCGTCGTGGCACCGGGCAAGGAGCTCTCCGGGCGCAACGCGCAGCCGGGCGATGCGATCCTGGTTTCGGGCACGCTCGGCGATCACGGCATGGCGATCATGGCGGTGCGCGAAAGCCTCGGCTTCGAATCGCCCATCGTCTCCGACACCGCGGCGCTGCACGGCCTGATTGCCGCCATGCGCGACAGCGGCGCGGAGATTCACGTGTTGCGCGACCCGACCCGCGGCGGGCTGGCCACGACGCTGAACGAGATCGCCCAGCAGTCGGGCGTCGGCATGATGCTGCAGGAAAAGGCGCTGCCGGTGAAACCGGCGGTCAACGCGGCCTGCGAATTTCTCGGCCTGGACCCGCTCTATGTTGCCAACGAAGGCAAACTGGTCGCCATCTGCGCCCAACAGGATGCCGAAAAGCTGCTCGCCGCAATGCGGGCGCACCCACTGGGCGGCGCTGCTGCCGTGATCGGCACGGTGCACGAAGATGCGCACCATTTTGTCCAGATGACCACCGGATTCGGCGGCAAGCGGATCGTGGACTGGCTGTCCGGCGAGCAGTTGCCGCGGATATGTTAA